In a genomic window of Erigeron canadensis isolate Cc75 chromosome 5, C_canadensis_v1, whole genome shotgun sequence:
- the LOC122599879 gene encoding anthocyanidin 3-O-glucosyltransferase 2-like — translation MAHTSAELVFIPVPGVGHIMSTIEMAKVLVNRDQRLSITVLLIKPPYSSFALASYIESLISKKPIERIRFIQLAQDETPPKLDPKAPMTSFLEYINSHCKYVKNVVTDMMINSRPCFGPVVGFVVDILCTGMIDVANEFHVPTYVFFTSNAAFLGFKLYVENILCVNQDQYVIELSNSDGEMMIPSFVKPVPTKVFPAVYQTLEGLDFLKYSVRKMREAKGVMVNTFLELETHAIKSFSDANFPPVYPVGPILNLDGVVAGKNENMDVIKWLDDQPPSSVVFLCFGSMGSFEEAQVKEIAFALEQSGYRFVWSLRRPPSLEQSFQVLPDDFDDPRMVLPDGFLERTIGTGKVIGWAPQVLILAHPAVGGFVSHCGWNSMLESVWFGVPVATWPMYTEQQMNAFEMVVELGLAAEIRLDYKINVFNPEGEMDILTAKEIERGVTRLMENKEIREKVKEMSKMSRATVTKGGSSYASVGCLIQDFISKFT, via the coding sequence ATGGCGCACACAAGTGCAGAGCTTGTGTTCATCCCAGTTCCAGGGGTTGGTCATATAATGTCAACCATCGAGATGGCAAAAGTACTCGTAAATCGCGATCAACGTCTCTCCATAACCGTTCTTCTCATAAAACCTCCTTACTCTTCGTTCGCTTTAGCCTCGTACATCGAATCGTTGATCAGTAAAAAGCCTATCGAACGTATACGTTTTATTCAACTCGCTCAAGACGAAACCCCACCAAAGCTTGACCCAAAAGCCCCCATGACTTCATTCTTAGAGTACATTAATAGTCATtgcaaatatgttaaaaatgtTGTGACTGATATGATGATAAACAGCAGACCATGTTTTGGTCCAGTTGTCGGGTTTGTGGTTGATATATTATGTACCGGCATGATAGATGTGGCTAATGAGTTTCATGTGCCAACATACGTGTTTTTCACTTCTAATGCCGCTTTTCTTGGGTTTAAGTTGTATGTGGAGAATATTCTATGTGTGAATCAGGACCAATATGTTATTGAGTTAAGTAACTCGGATGGCGAGATGATGATTCCAAGTTTCGTTAAGCCGGTGCCAACAAAGGTTTTTCCTGCAGTGTATCAGACTCTAGAAGGGCTGGATTTTTTGAAGTACTCTGTTCGAAAAATGAGAGAGGCTAAAGGGGTCATGGTTAATACATTTTTGGAGTTGGAAACACATGCAATCAAGTCCTTTTCGGACGCTAACTTCCCTCCGGTGTATCCAGTTGGACCCATACTCAATCTAGATGGCGTCGTTGCCGGAAAAAACGAAAACATGGATGTCATTAAGTGGTTGGACGATCAACCGCCTTCCTCGGTTGTGTTCTTGTGTTTTGGGAGCATGGGAAGTTTTGAGGAGGCCCAAGTGAAGGAGATAGCATTTGCTCTAGAGCAAAGTGGCTATCGTTTCGTGTGGTCCCTTCGTCGGCCTCCTTCACTTGAGCAGTCATTTCAAGTCCTTCCGGACGATTTTGATGATCCAAGAATGGTATTGCCTGATGGCTTCCTAGAGCGGACCATAGGAACAGGGAAAGTGATTGGATGGGCCCCACAAGTGTTGATACTAGCTCATCCAGCAGTGGGAGGGTTCGTGTCCCATTGTGGTTGGAACTCAATGTTAGAGAGTGTATGGTTCGGTGTACCAGTGGCAACATGGCCAATGTATACAGAGCAACAAATGAATGCATTTGAAATGGTGGTGGAGCTAGGATTAGCGGCAGAGATTAGATTGGACTATAAGATTAACGTGTTTAATCCGGAGGGTGAAATGGATATTCTCACGGCAAAGGAGATAGAGAGGGGGGTAACACGGCTGATGGAGAATAAAGAGATCAGAGAAAAGGTGAAAGAAATGAGCAAAATGAGCAGAGCAACAGTGACCAAAGGTGGTTCATCGTATGCGTCAGTTGGCTGCCTTATTCAGGATTTCATTAGTAAATTCACATGA
- the LOC122598882 gene encoding repetitive proline-rich cell wall protein 3-like codes for MHTNKPFLLFLLCTLLLIFVTTTFANQNNDDAPNNLNLDHETTKKPPHYGSRPPTHKPPRPPHHGHPPLAEVETEDHVKKPPYKGGKKPPYHDLPPVHKPPHHDLPPVHKPPHGSHPPTDDQTDTEAAHYKPPYHGGKPPHHGGKPPHHGHPHDSEP; via the coding sequence ATGCATACTAATAAACCCTTCTTGCTCTTTCTTTTATGCACACTACTCCTAATCTTTGTCACCACTACATTTGCCAACCAAAACAACGACGATGCACCTAATAACTTAAACCTTGATCATGAAACTACTAAAAAACCACCACATTATGGTAGTCGTCCGCCTACACATAAGCCACCACGACCTCCGCATCACGGCCACCCTCCGCTAGCTGAAGTCGAGACTGAAGATCATGTGAAAAAGCCGCCATATAAGGGAGGGAAGAAACCACCTTATCATGACCTTCCACCGGTGCATAAGCCGCCTCATCACGACCTTCCACCCGTGCATAAGCCTCCCCATGGTAGCCACCCGCCGACAGATGATCAGACTGACACTGAAGCTGCACATTATAAGCCACCATATCACGGAGGAAAACCACCACATCACGGAGGAAAACCACCACATCATGGCCACCCGCACGATAGTGAGCCTTGA
- the LOC122600483 gene encoding anthocyanidin 3-O-glucosyltransferase 2-like produces the protein MAKTVAKLIFIPSPGIGHINSTIQIAKLLLKRDQRLSITVFVIKPPPGSAITNHTKSLTNKALGRIHFVELPQDEVLPKPDPEAPMTFINQFIKYHCKYVRNFVKDMMNQSSNCQVVGFVIDMFCVSMMDVANEFNVPTYVYFTSNAAFLGYKLHLQSLFDTKNLDIFELSNSDSQIRVPSFVKLVPTKVFPAVYQTQEGLDFLVYCIRKFRETKAIIVNTFLELETHAIESLSSDISFPPVYAVGPVLNLDGISGEVQDEDVMNWLDSQPPSSVVFLCFGSIGSFDEIQVKEIARALEQSGQRFVWSLRRPSQPGNALEATNDYENPRVVLPEGFLDRIAGVGKVIGWAPQVAILAHPAVGGFVSHCGWNSMLESIWFGVPTATWPMYAEQQMNAFEMVVELGLAVEIKLDYKKDVFNPNREVTIVTAEEIQNGIQRLMEDSKIRANVKEISKMSRETVTQGGSSYASIGCLIQDFMSNQNAL, from the coding sequence ATGGCAAAAACAGTTGCAAAGCTCATATTTATCCCTTCACCTGGAATTGGTCATATCAATTCCACAATTCAGATCGCCAAACTGCTTCTGAAGCGTGATCAACGTCTTTCAATAACCGTTTTTGTTATCAAACCGCCTCCTGGATCGGCTATCACCAATCACACGAAATCGTTAACTAACAAAGCTTTGGGCCGCATACACTTTGTTGAACTCCCTCAAGATGAAGTTCTACCAAAACCTGACCCTGAAGCTCCCATGACTTTCATCAACCAATTCATCAAATACCATTGCAAGTATGTTAGAAACTTTGTGAAAGACATGATGAATCAATCAAGTAATTGTCAAGTCGTTGGGTTTGTTATCGATATGTTCTGTGTCAGCATGATGGATGTGGCTAATGAGTTTAATGTTCCAACCTATGTATATTTTACTTCTAATGCTGCTTTTCTTGGATACAAATTGCATCTCCAAAGTCTTTTTGATACCAAAAACCTGGACATTTTCGAGCTGAGCAACTCAGACAGCCAGATACGTGTTCCGAGCTTTGTCAAGTTGGTTCCCACAAAGGTCTTTCCTGCTGTGTACCAAACACAAGAAGGGTTGGACTTTCTTGTATATTGTATTCGGAAATTTAGAGAGACGAAAGCAATCATTGTTAATACTTTCTTGGAGTTGGAGACACATGCGATTGAGTCGTTGTCTTCTGACATTAGCTTCCCTCCGGTGTACGCGGTGGGACCTGTACTCAACCTAGATGGTATTTCTGGGGAAGTTCAAGACGAAGATGTTATGAATTGGCTAGATAGTCAGCCACCTTCTTCGGTAGTGTTCTTGTGTTTTGGAAGCATTGGAAGTTTTGATGAGATTCAAGTGAAGGAGATAGCGCGGGCTTTAGAGCAGAGTGGTCAACGTTTCGTGTGGTCCCTTCGTCGACCTTCTCAACCAGGGAATGCATTGGAAGCCACCAACGATTATGAAAATCCACGAGTAGTATTGCCAGAAGGATTCCTAGATCGCATTGCTGGAGTAGGAAAGGTGATTGGGTGGGCTCCACAGGTGGCGATATTAGCTCATCCGGCAGTAGGAGGATTTGTGTCCCATTGTGGGTGGAACTCGATGTTGGAAAGTATATGGTTTGGTGTACCAACAGCAACATGGCCAATGTACGCCGAGCAACAGATGAATGCATTTGAAATGGTGGTGGAGTTGGGATTAGCCGTGGAGATTAAACTGGATTACAAGAAAGATGTATTTAATCCGAATCGTGAAGTGACCATTGTCACAGCAGAGGAGATACAGAACGGGATACAACGACTAATGGAGGACAGCAAGATCAGAGCAAATGTGAAAGAGATAAGCAAAATGAGTAGGGAGACGGTGACTCAGGGTGGTTCGTCTTATGCTTCCATTGGCTGCCTCATTCAGGATTTCATGAGCAACCAAAATGCTTTATGA
- the LOC122602072 gene encoding anthocyanidin 3-O-glucosyltransferase 2-like, translating into MANTVAQLVFIPTPGVGHMMSAIEIAKLLVNRDQRLSITVLIIKPPSSSSGSPITTYINSLAKNTSSRISFIELPQDETPPTNDSKNPLTFYNEFIRSHCKYVKNVVTDLINQPGCGKIAGFVVDMFCTCMMDVANEFHVPTYVFFTSNAAFLGFKLYTQTLCDEQNQDIIELAHSDTTISVPCFIKPVPTKVFPVVMRSTELLDFVMRSARELRKVKAFMVNTFLEIETHAIKSLSDGVSIPPVYPVGPILNLKGASGDDKPFENDDVIRWLDNQPNSSVVFLCFGSMGSFDEIQVKEIARALEQSGHRFLWSLRRPPSDQKSRVPGDYEDPGVVLPEGFLDRTSGIGKIIGWAPQVTILAHRAVGGFVTHCGWNSLLESLWFGVPTAAWPLYAEQQINAFEMVEELGLAVEIKLDYRKDTFNPKGDSNTVIVTAKEIEGGIRQLMEDDKVRANVKEMSYKSRAAVLEGGSSYESIGCLIQDFVRNIS; encoded by the coding sequence atggCAAATACAGTAGCGCAACTGGTATTCATCCCCACCCCTGGCGTTGGGCATATGATGTCAGCGATCGAAATCGCAAAATTACTCGTGAACCGAGATCAACGTCTCTCGATAACCGTCCTTATTATCAAGCCTCCTAGCTCGAGTTCAGGCTCACCTATCACAACCTACATCAACTCGTTAGCTAAAAATACGTCGAGTCGTATATCCTTTATTGAACTCCCTCAAGACGAAACCCCGCCAACAAACGACTCGAAAAATCCCCTGACCTTCTACAATGAATTCATCAGGAGTCATTGCAAGTATGTTAAAAATGTTGTGACTGACTTGATAAACCAACCGGGTTGCGGTAAGATCGCTGGGTTTGTTGTAGACATGTTTTGCACGTGCATGATGGATGTAGCTAATGAGTTTCACGTGccaacatatgttttttttacttctaATGCTGCTTTTCTTGGAtttaaattatatacacaaACTTTATGTGATGAACAGAACCAAGACATTATCGAGCTAGCCCATTCGGATACCACAATCTCGGTTCCATGTTTTATCAAACCGGTCCCGACCAAGGTCTTTCCTGTCGTGATGAGGTCAACAGAGTTGTTGGACTTTGTTATGAGGTCAGCTCGAGAGCTAAGAAAGGTAAAAGCCTTTATGGTTAATACGTTTTTGGAAATAGAGACACACGCGATTAAGTCCTTGTCTGATGGCGTCAGCATTCCACCGGTGTATCCGGTAGGACCTATATTAAACTTGAAAGGTGCTTCGGGTGATGATAAACcttttgaaaatgatgatgtcatccgTTGGTTGGATAACCAACCGAATTCTTCGGTGGTGTTTCTGTGTTTTGGAAGCATGGGAAGTTTTGATGAGATTCAAGTGAAGGAGATAGCGCGTGCTTTAGAGCAGAGTGGGCACCGTTTCTTGTGGTCCCTACGTCGACCTCCTTCGGATCAAAAATCAAGAGTTCCGGGTGATTATGAGGATCCTGGAGTGGTATTGCCAGAGGGATTTCTAGACCGGACAAGTGGAATCGGGAAAATAATCGGGTGGGCCCCCCAAGTAACGATACTAGCTCATCGTGCGGTGGGAGGGTTTGTGACCCATTGTGGATGGAACTCGTTGTTGGAGAGTTTGTGGTTTGGTGTACCCACCGCAGCTTGGCCTTTATACGCCGAGCAGCAAATTAATGCGTTTGAAATGGTGGAGGAGCTAGGATTGGCGGTGGAGATCAAATTGGATTATAGAAAGGATACGTTTAATCCTAAAGGCGATTCAAATACAGTCATTGTCACAGCAAAGGAAATAGAGGGCGGAATAAGACAGCTGATGGAGGACGACAAGGTGAGAGCAAACGTGAAAGAGATGAGCTACAAGAGCCGGGCAGCAGTGTTGGAGGGCGGTTCGTCATATGAATCTATTGGTTGTCTTATTCAAGACTTTGTAAGAAACATATCCTAA
- the LOC122601871 gene encoding glutathione S-transferase T2-like: MNRGKKPKEPSYSNLPKKRRNPTPPNNRDIMPPPPSQKNTAEDVYRPQRIEDFLNSMDPLFFESVPSSVQPNTGFSGFVNETQPGFLGFAGGSSSHFASQQVQEEEEEEVEEEEVEAIPETQVWVKGKRECQNWGKDEEACLAKAWLNVSEDPYVRNAQTAGSFWKKVKFQLDSHLNRESGGTPEMCRSKWKDLKHKVSGFCGIYNVKKSNMLSGQSDEDVFKSVVALYMRKYNNKSGFPHVEACQVLRKGPKWSEVLTLEGICEESGSKRARTEGSVHVRSSGEASVHIDLNEDHLEQEEEGGNDMDDAPVHHARPVPPRRKAKGKQAAPSASTTSEEFLKMVAELKCDNEDKKRAREEKMHMQKAMMDSYMAAAEARKKREEETTRMVQSQQRQNNMDFVIRPHDHLSGPMLEMVLAQKRALCEQYGWPTP; this comes from the coding sequence ATGAATAGGGGGAAGAAACCAAAAGAACCCAGTTACTCAAATCTACCCAAAAAACGCAGAAACCCAACACCGCCAAACAATCGCGATATTATGCCACCTCCTCCTTCGCAAAAAAATACGGCCGAAGATGTGTATAGGCCACAACGTATTGAAGATTTCTTGAATAGTATGGATCCATTGTTTTTCGAATCTGTCCCGTCAAGTGTCCAACCGAATAccgggttttcgggttttgTGAATGAAACTCAACCCGGGTTTTTGGGTTTCGCGGGTGGTTCATCATCACACTTCGCGAGTCAACAggttcaagaagaagaagaagaagaggtcgAGGAGGAAGAGGTGGAAGCAATACCCGAGACCCAAGTCTGGGTTAAAGGTAAAAGAGAGTGTCAAAATTGGGGGAAGGATGAAGAGGCGTGTTTGGCAAAAGCTTGGTTAAACGTTTCCGAGGATCCATACGTCAGAAACGCCCAAACGGCGGGTTCGTTTTGGAAGAAGGTGAAGTTTCAGTTGGACTCACACTTGAACCGTGAGTCGGGAGGTACCCCAGAAATGTGTCGGtcgaaatggaaggatttgaagcATAAGGTGTCGGGTTTTTGTGGTATCTACAATGTGAAGAAAAGTAATATGTTGAGTGGCCAAAGTGACGAGGATGTGTTTAAGTCGGTCGTGGCATTGTATATGCGGAAATACAATAACAAGTCCGGGTTTCCACATGTAGAGGCGTGTCAAGTTTTGAGGAAAGGGCCGAAATGGTCGGAGGTTCTTACTTTGGAGGGGATTTGTGAGGAGTCGGGTAGCAAAAGGGCAAGAACGGAAGGGTCTGTCCATGTACGTTCATCAGGGGAGGCGTCGGTCCATATTGACTTGAATGAGGACCACTTGGAGCAAGAAGAGGAGGGAGGGAACGACATGGATGATGCACCAGTACATCATGCTAGACCCGTGCCACCCCGCCGTAAAGCTAAGGGTAAGCAGGCTGCTCCTTCCGCCTCTACTACATCTGAGGAGTTCTTGAAGATGGTCGCGGAGTTGAAATGCGACAATGAGGATAAAAAACGAGCTCGGGAGGAGAAGATGCATATGCAGAAGGCGATGATGGATAGTTATATGGCGGCGGCGGAGGCTAGGAAGAAACGGGAGGAGGAGACGACACGGATGGTCCAGAGTCAGCAGCGACAGAATAATATGGACTTCGTGATCAGGCCACACGATCACCTCAGTGGGCCGATGTTGGAGATGGTTTTGGCGCAGAAACGTGCCCTTTGTGAGCAGTACGGATGGCCGACGCCTTAG
- the LOC122601872 gene encoding uncharacterized protein LOC122601872 has product MEGFYANNNYYKDGYYLTDGIYPEYSTFVKTFTDLIDEKRKYFKKKQESARKDIERAFGVLKKCWKVGSFPSRFWDKERMHDVIYACITLHNMILEDEDKAFCQDFNDEDLTLDPAYWEQQTSMDQRITNSQAVRNSQTHNMLLADLVDHLWENKRGNHPPYVPLEVDDYISDDD; this is encoded by the coding sequence AGGGTTTTTATGCAAACAATAACTACTACAAAGACGGATACTACTTGACAGATGGCATCTACCCTGAGTATTCCACTTTTGTGAAGACTTTTACTGACCTGATTGATGAAAAGAGAAAATActttaagaaaaaacaagaaTCGGCGCGAAAGGATATCGAGAGAGCATTCGGGGTTCTTAAAAAGTGTTGGAAAGTTGGTAGTTTTCCCTCACGGTTTTGGGACAAGGAGAGGATGCATGACGTGATATACGCGTGTATCACTCTACACAACATGATATTGGAGGATGAAGATAAAGCTTTTTGTCAAGACTTCAACGATGAAGACCTGACACTAGACCCGGCGTATTGGGAACAACAAACTTCAATGGATCAACGGATCACGAATTCACAAGCCGTACGAAATAGCCAAACCCACAACATGCTCTTAGCGGATTTGGTAGATCATCTTTGGGAAAACAAGAGGGGAAATCATCCACCATACGTGCCACTGGAAGTCGATGACTACATTAGCGATGATGAttag